From a region of the Primulina eburnea isolate SZY01 chromosome 7, ASM2296580v1, whole genome shotgun sequence genome:
- the LOC140836870 gene encoding uncharacterized protein — protein MLPADELFCNGKLVPLQFSSIHQPITSAPVLSEIRSLESPKFLRKMEISSTDPNLFSPKAPRCSSRWKEFIGLKKLYQNSKGKQEDRKTPSLLSSNYGNRNSARGLKNLLHCSTRSSLNASIDSSLSLPLLKELDNESVSISSRLSLSSSSSGHDHEDLPRLSLDSDKPRTTTRTSHKTTKSITRARVVKHRTSSSENPTATRAGRSSTRKASESTVPASGISVDSPRMNPSGKIVFHGLERSSSSPSSLNGCARYKHRGIERSYSANFRVTPVLNVPVCSLRGSSKSVVFGFPLFSTQQKKEGGINGGGSRTQQNLCKNRTDRS, from the coding sequence ATGCTTCCCGCCGATGAGCTGTTCTGCAACGGTAAGTTGGTCCCGTTGCAGTTCTCCTCAATCCACCAGCCAATAACATCAGCTCCAGTCTTATCCGAGATCCGGTCGCTGGAATCACCGAAATTTCTGCGGAAAATGGAGATTTCCTCGACGGATCCTAACTTGTTTTCTCCGAAGGCGCCGAGATGCTCGAGCCGATGGAAGGAGTTTATTGGCTTGAAAAAACTATATCAGAACAGCAAAGGGAAACAAGAGGATCGCAAAACGCCGTCGCTATTGTCCTCTAATTACGGCAACCGAAATTCCGCTAGAGGTCTTAAAAACCTTCTTCACTGCAGCACAAGATCATCACTTAATGCATCCATCGATTCTTCCTTAAGCCTTCCACTGCTGAAGGAGTTGGATAACGAGTCGGTGTCTATTTCCTCACGGCTATCGCTCTCGTCTTCTTCATCAGGCCATGACCACGAAGATCTCCCAAGACTCTCGCTCGATTCCGACAAGCCAAGGACTACCACTCGCACTTCTCATAAAACCACCAAAAGCATTACTAGAGCTCGGGTAGTTAAGCACAGGACGTCGTCATCAGAGAACCCAACGGCGACACGAGCTGGCCGAAGTTCAACCCGGAAGGCATCGGAATCCACCGTCCCCGCTAGCGGCATTTCTGTGGATAGCCCTCGAATGAACCCGTCCGGGAAAATCGTGTTTCATGGGTTGGAGAGAAGTTCCAGCAGTCCAAGCTCTTTGAATGGTTGCGCCCGCTACAAGCATCGAGGAATAGAGAGATCATATTCGGCAAATTTTCGTGTGACTCCGGTTCTCAATGTACCGGTTTGCTCACTTCGAGGCTCTTCGAAATCCGTTGTTTTTGGGTTCCCGTTGTTCTCCACGCAACAGAAGAAAGAAGGCGGCATTAATGGCGGTGGAAGCAGAACTCAGCAGAATCTCTGCAAGAACCGTACTGATCGATCTTGA
- the LOC140836871 gene encoding LOW QUALITY PROTEIN: uncharacterized protein (The sequence of the model RefSeq protein was modified relative to this genomic sequence to represent the inferred CDS: deleted 1 base in 1 codon), producing MTGGGYSCKTARETLEWIVAIKDFLEPYRFFMDAHVVNFFTDRLWEAVDKEWMDCLRREPVEHLVQIPSGVVQNNWPASLKGFVCTLKGLSFPREQADLQEAFPGLNVASLNEVISQGMNRKKKHEIESLASVIGLIANSVGADTVVDVGSGQGYLSQVLCFENELSVIAIDASSHHGSITDARAKRIKKYYAAKMRKFCPAQRGLTMPKTVTCQVLSPDMLKNISSLLKANDSEKSNILDKSIEEKSREGRVGSEIASLSYTNEKSSLILAGLHACGDLSVTMLRSFIECKEVKSVVSIGCCYNLLSEKGIHEADFQSGFPMSKGANSAGLLLGKSARDLACQSADRWKSLGETACLHNFELHAFRAAFQMVLLRYYPEIIIQSPAIGRQGKALRRQHHRRILESDAGSIGATDALVGEGSSYLNYANEETDTVDRCSTFVKFCQSGLSRLNHSDFHDIAFSDLWKEAEQFSALIGPYWTLRAALGPVLETLLLLDRLLFLQEHGDLLEAVMLPIFNPVLSPRNVALIAKKL from the exons ATGACCGGCGGCGGCTACTCGTGCAAGACAGCAAGAGAAACTTTAGAATGGATTGTTGCCATCAAAGATTTCCTAGAACCCTACAGATTCTTCATGGATGCTCATGTTGTCAATTTCTTCACT GACAGACTGTGGGAGGCTGTCGACAAAGAGTGGATGGATTGT CTGCGGAGAGAGCCTGTGGAACATCTCGTTCAAATTCCTTCTGGTGTGGTGCAG AATAATTGGCCTGCCTCACTTAAAGGATTTGTTTGCACTCTAAAAGGGCTTTCTTTTCCTCGTGAACAAGCTGATCTACAGGAG GCTTTCCCAGGTCTGAATGTGGCATCACTAAATGAGGTCATATCTCAAGGCATGAATCGAAAGAAAAAGCATGAA ATAGAATCCCTAGCTTCTGTTATTGGCTTGATTGCTAATAGTGTTGGAGCCGACACAGTTGTGGACGTTGGATCTGGTCAg gGGTATCTTTCTCAAGTTCTTTGTTTCGAAAATGAGCTTTCTGTAATTGCCATTGATGCTTCCTCCCATCATGGAAGCATTACTGATGCACGTGCCAAGCGTATCAAGAAATATTATGCAGCTAAGATGCGGAAATTTTG TCCAGCGCAAAGAGGTTTGACCATGCCAAAAACAGTCACATGCCAAGTACTGTCTCCAGACATGTTGAAAAATATCAGCAGCTTATTAAAAGCAAATGATTCTGAAAAGTCTAATATATTGGACAAAAGTATTGAAGAAAAATCTCGGGAAGGAAGAGTTGGCAGCGAAATTGCCTCTCTTTCATACACTAATGAGAAATCTTCGTTGATTCTGGCTGGACTCCATGCTTGTGGAGACCTTTCAGTGACAATGCTTAG GTCTTTCATCGAATGCAAAGAGGTCAAATCAGTGGTTAGCATTGGTTGCTGTTATAACTTGTTATCTGAAAAAGGGATCCATGAGGCTGATTTTCAAAGTGGTTTTCCAATGAGTAAGGGTGCTAATTCTGCAGGTTTGCTTCTTGGGAAAAGTGCCCGTGACCTTGCTTGTCAG AGTGCAGATAGATGGAAAAGCCTGGGAGAAACTGCCTGCCTTCATAATTTTGAGCTTCATGCTTTTCGTGCTGCCTTTCAGATG GTACTTTTACGATACTACCCAGAAATTATTATCCAAAGCCCTGCAATAGGGCGTCAAGGGAAAGCTTTGCGCCGCCAACATCATCGCAGGATCTTAGAGAGCGATGCTG GTTCGATCGGAGCTACTGATGCCTTAGTTGGTGAAGGTTCTTCATACCTGAATTATGCTAATGAGGAAACTGACACTGTTGATAGATGTTCAACGTTTGTGAAGTTTTGCCAATCTGGACTAAGTCGGCTTAATCATAGCGATTTTCATGATATTGCCTTTTCCGACTTGTGGAAGGAAGCTGAACAATTTTCT GCACTTATTGGGCCTTACTGGACTCTTCGGGCTGCTCTGGGACCTGTTTTGGAAACTCTTCTGCTGCTTGATAGATTATTATTCCTCCAGGAGCATGGCGACTTGCTTGAAGCAGTTATGCTGCCTATATTTAATCCTGTTTTATCTCCTAGAAATGTAGCTTTGATCGCGAAAAAACTGTGA
- the LOC140836872 gene encoding NAC domain-containing protein 21/22 yields the protein MISLSTVEAKLPPGFRFHPKDEELICNYLMNWVIGCTQHAPLLIQIDLNKCEPWDIPDTACVGGKEWYFYSQRDRKYATGLRTNRATASGYWKATGKDRPVIRKGTQVGMRKTLVFYQGRAPKGRKTEWVMHEFRLEGVTGHSPGPKQAHSIKEQDWVLCRMFYKNGSETPNKQENSNAINAHSQIPKLSSSSSSLTLPPLMEPCNNFIFSQTYPYPQQVPCFSNINTHTNPDFPFVTHQESSPKLIIPSLGQTVLHPLIHNRPLLDGTVTDTYNTCCDEKVIKDVLSYLTQTESVNDNIPAAINGSPSFGEGSSESYLSEAELSSLWNQYS from the exons ATGATCAGTTTGAGCACGGTGGAGGCGAAGTTACCCCCTGGTTTTCGGTTCCATCCAAAAGATGAAGAACTTATATGCAATTACTTGATGAACTGGGTGATAGGATGCACCCAACACGCTCCTTTGTTGATCCAGATTGACCTTAACAAGTGTGAACCTTGGGATATTCCAG ACACTGCATGTGTGGGTGGCAAAGAATGGTATTTCTACAGCCAACGTGACAGAAAATATGCCACCGGGCTAAGAACAAATCGGGCCACAGCTTCGGGATACTGGAAGGCCACGGGAAAAGACCGGCCTGTGATTCGCAAGGGGACCCAAGTCGGCATGCGGAAAACTCTTGTGTTCTACCAAGGCCGCGCCCCCAAAGGAAGGAAAACCGAGTGGGTCATGCATGAGTTTCGCCTTGAAGGAGTCACCGGTCACAGCCCCGGCCCGAAACAAGCTCACTCTATCAAG GAGCAAGACTGGGTTCTATGCAGAATGTTTTACAAGAACGGATCAGAAACCCCAAACAAACAAGAAAACTCAAACGCCATTAATGCCCACAGCCAAATACCTAAGCTttcatcttcttcttcatccCTCACACTCCCGCCATTGATGGAACCCTGCAACAACTTCATCTTCAGCCAAACCTATCCCTATCCCCAGCAAGTGCCCTGCTTCTCCAATATAAACACCCATACAAACCCTGACTTCCCCTTCGTCACCCATCAAGAATCTTCCCCCAAACTGATTATACCAAGTTTGGGACAAACAGTCTTGCACCCCCTGATTCACAATCGGCCATTGTTGGATGGAACCGTCACAGATACTTATAATACTTGTTGCGATGAGAAGGTGATTAAAGATGTTTTGAGTTATCTAACGCAAACAGAAAGTGTGAATGATAATATCCCGGCGGCCATCAATGGGTCTCCGAGCTTTGGGGAAGGAAGTTCGGAGAGTTATTTATCTGAAGCGGAATTGTCTTCCTTGTGGAATCAGTATTCGTGA